Proteins encoded by one window of Sediminicoccus rosea:
- a CDS encoding HNH endonuclease family protein: MRYIDLDLLVGRTDAQPLIEAAEAARHAICAASDASARKALINANRERWVAFRPVFQAVFGEKCWYTESRNPGTDDDVDHYRPKGRIAERPGHGGYWWEALHWRNFRLSCHRANRLRENPETGETHGKGDRFPLIEEQDRWRRPSDACQERPALLDPTDPSDPPLLTFEIDGRVAVAPAHASDATAAKRVEISRIYLHLDWPAFVTDRRDLYATVLLKVGDGDKADAAFRRGEAGARDTLKAVARDLIRMVHDRATYSRAAVAYIHRFGDRDWVRRYVLPHIPAAALPGVPVAAQ; encoded by the coding sequence ATGAGATACATCGATCTTGATCTACTGGTGGGCCGCACGGACGCGCAGCCGCTCATCGAAGCCGCCGAAGCCGCCCGCCACGCGATCTGTGCCGCAAGCGACGCCTCGGCGCGCAAGGCCCTCATCAATGCCAATCGCGAGCGATGGGTCGCGTTCCGACCGGTTTTTCAAGCGGTGTTTGGCGAGAAGTGCTGGTATACCGAGTCTCGCAATCCCGGCACCGATGACGATGTGGACCACTACCGACCGAAGGGTCGGATCGCCGAAAGGCCAGGGCACGGCGGCTACTGGTGGGAAGCGCTGCATTGGCGAAACTTCCGCCTGAGCTGCCATCGCGCCAATCGCTTGCGCGAGAACCCGGAAACCGGTGAGACGCACGGCAAGGGTGACCGCTTTCCACTCATTGAGGAGCAGGACCGCTGGCGACGGCCTAGCGACGCGTGCCAAGAACGCCCGGCGCTCCTGGACCCGACCGACCCGTCCGATCCACCGCTACTCACCTTCGAGATCGACGGGCGTGTGGCAGTCGCGCCGGCCCACGCGAGCGACGCGACGGCTGCGAAGCGGGTCGAAATCTCGCGGATCTACCTCCACCTCGACTGGCCAGCGTTCGTTACCGATCGGCGCGACCTGTACGCCACTGTGCTGCTGAAGGTGGGAGATGGTGACAAGGCCGATGCGGCGTTTCGGCGAGGCGAGGCAGGAGCTCGGGATACGCTGAAGGCAGTCGCGCGCGATCTCATCCGGATGGTCCATGACCGCGCCACCTACTCCCGGGCGGCGGTCGCCTATATCCACCGCTTTGGTGACCGCGATTGGGTCAGGCGCTACGTCCTGCCGCACATCCCGGCGGCTGCTCTGCCAGGCGTCCCGGTGGCCGCTCAATGA
- a CDS encoding class I SAM-dependent DNA methyltransferase, whose product MSGHDAAASLVRKLWQYCNVLRDDGLSYPDYVEQLTYLLFLKMSDEQGSEAVPADCSWSSLVGLDAPAMHRHYSVALSALGSRGGMLGLVFRNARNKIRDPAKLRLLVLDLIGTTEWMGLSADLKGDAYEGLLEKNARDTKSGAGQYFTPRPLTEAVVECIDPRPGEVVCDPACGTAGFLLAAQRHIQARNPGLTRAQRRHLATRALRGTELVEEVARLAAMNLLLHGISGGADDELPIVCEDSLHRRPQTKADVVLSNPPFGVKGSVTYAKDGRSTGRALDELTIVRPDFWVRTANKQLNFLQHISSLLKPGGRAAVVVPDNVLFEAGAAAAVRRRLVEEHDVHTLLRLPTGLFYAQGVKANVLFFDKPKARSGPSKPDLWVYDLRSANRFTLKTKPLQRSDLAEFVRLYRPGDTQGRASADAAGSDIGRWQRFSREAILAHVDCRLDLMPEVGTDTGDRSGTDRIDEISRLIAEDLAHALRHLALVSHSTVAVKRGKPDHQGPDADAQAGTKAQASSARGRSPRGKD is encoded by the coding sequence ATGAGTGGACATGACGCTGCCGCCTCTCTGGTTCGAAAGCTGTGGCAGTATTGCAATGTGCTGCGCGACGACGGCCTCTCCTACCCTGACTACGTCGAGCAGCTCACCTACCTCCTGTTCCTCAAGATGTCGGATGAGCAGGGCTCGGAGGCGGTGCCGGCTGATTGCTCCTGGTCGTCGCTCGTCGGTCTCGACGCACCGGCAATGCACCGTCACTACTCGGTGGCTTTATCCGCCCTCGGGAGCCGCGGCGGCATGCTCGGGCTCGTGTTTCGCAACGCCAGAAACAAGATTCGCGATCCAGCCAAATTACGCCTCCTCGTTCTGGACTTGATCGGCACAACGGAGTGGATGGGTCTATCCGCCGACCTTAAAGGCGATGCGTACGAGGGCCTACTAGAGAAGAACGCGCGGGACACAAAGAGTGGCGCCGGACAGTACTTCACCCCACGTCCCCTCACAGAAGCCGTCGTCGAGTGCATCGACCCGCGCCCCGGCGAGGTGGTCTGCGATCCGGCATGCGGGACCGCCGGCTTCCTGCTGGCGGCGCAACGGCACATCCAAGCCAGGAACCCCGGGCTGACGCGCGCCCAGAGGCGGCACTTGGCAACGCGGGCGTTGCGCGGCACTGAGCTGGTCGAGGAGGTCGCGCGCCTGGCCGCTATGAACCTGTTGCTGCACGGCATCTCGGGGGGCGCGGACGACGAGTTGCCCATCGTGTGCGAGGACAGTCTGCACCGGCGACCGCAGACTAAGGCGGACGTCGTGCTGAGCAACCCACCGTTCGGAGTAAAGGGCAGCGTGACGTACGCGAAGGATGGGCGAAGTACCGGCCGCGCGCTGGACGAGTTGACGATTGTGAGGCCCGATTTCTGGGTTCGTACCGCGAACAAGCAGCTGAACTTCCTCCAGCACATCTCCAGCCTGCTGAAGCCGGGGGGACGGGCTGCAGTGGTCGTGCCGGACAACGTGCTGTTCGAGGCCGGCGCCGCCGCCGCGGTGCGGCGTCGTCTGGTGGAGGAGCATGACGTCCACACGCTGCTCCGGCTGCCTACCGGCCTGTTCTACGCGCAGGGCGTGAAGGCGAATGTTCTATTTTTCGACAAACCAAAAGCTCGGTCAGGACCGTCCAAGCCTGACCTTTGGGTGTACGACCTCCGGTCGGCGAACCGCTTTACCTTGAAGACGAAGCCGTTGCAGCGCAGCGATCTCGCGGAATTCGTGCGCTTGTATAGGCCCGGTGACACCCAAGGGCGGGCCTCGGCTGACGCCGCGGGGAGCGACATCGGACGATGGCAACGGTTCAGCAGGGAGGCAATCCTCGCCCACGTCGATTGCCGTCTCGATCTGATGCCCGAAGTGGGCACAGACACCGGCGATCGGTCAGGCACGGACCGGATCGACGAGATCTCGCGCTTGATCGCAGAGGACCTCGCGCATGCTCTCCGTCACTTGGCCCTTGTGTCGCACAGCACGGTGGCCGTCAAGCGCGGCAAGCCGGATCACCAAGGGCCAGATGCGGACGCGCAGGCAGGGACGAAGGCGCAGGCCTCGTCAGCTCGTGGACGCAGCCCCAGAGGGAAGGATTAG
- a CDS encoding ImmA/IrrE family metallo-endopeptidase, with product MEVIRDFADRAPVDLDAMARALGVEVRRDQNLPENVSGKIERRRAGVVATINASHLANRQRFTLAHELAHRILHSDLIGDGITDDGLYRSSLSDDIERQANAFAAELLMPARLVRKLYREGMKDTPSIAERFDVSYDAARVRLRELFG from the coding sequence ATGGAGGTGATCCGCGATTTCGCGGATCGAGCGCCCGTGGACCTCGATGCGATGGCCCGTGCCCTCGGTGTGGAGGTGCGGCGCGACCAAAACCTGCCTGAGAACGTCTCAGGGAAGATCGAACGGCGCCGGGCTGGCGTCGTGGCGACGATCAATGCGTCCCACCTCGCCAACCGCCAGCGCTTCACCTTGGCGCACGAGTTGGCCCATCGCATCCTGCACAGCGACCTGATTGGCGACGGCATCACCGATGATGGGCTGTATCGCAGCAGCTTGTCCGACGACATTGAGCGCCAGGCGAATGCCTTCGCTGCCGAGCTGCTCATGCCGGCGCGATTGGTCCGGAAGCTCTACCGCGAGGGGATGAAAGACACGCCGAGCATCGCGGAGCGATTCGATGTCTCCTACGACGCGGCCAGGGTGCGGCTGCGCGAGCT